The Acidiferrobacter thiooxydans sequence CGAACGCCTTCCAGCCGAAGATTCCCGCAAATACCAATGCGAGGATAAGGGCGACCAGAACCACGCGTTTTTTCATGGAGCATTCCTTTGGGGTGTAGCCGTCGTGACAGATGTAGCGGGGTGCCCGGGCGTGGCTTTGTTCGGCCGCGGCGCCAACGGGCTGCCGCCGAGCGCGGTATACAAAGCCACGGTGTCGAGATAGCGTTGGGCCTCGGCACGTACATAGGCGATGCGCGCTTGGCTATATAGGGCCTCGGTCGTCAGCAACGATAGCGAGTCGATGGCGCCGGCCCGATAGCTGTTCTTCGCGAGCCGCAGGGCCTCGCGCGAGGCGGCGTAGGCATCGCCTTCGGCGCGCAGGGCCTCGGCATCATGCTCCAGGGCGCGCAGGCTGCCGGCCACCTGCTGAAAGGCGCCGAGCACCGTTTGCTCATATGTGGCACGCGCGCCGGCATAGAGCTCCAGGGCCTCGCGCCGCTGGGCGCGCAACGTACCACCGTGAAAGAGCGGGGCCAGGAGGTTGGCGCCAAGGCCCCAGACGGTGCTCGCGGCGTTGAAGAAGTGTCCAACCGTGAGACTCTCCTGGCCGATGCTGCCGGTGATCTGCACGATGGGGTAGAACTGGGCGTCGGCAATGCCGACCTCGGCGTTGGCGTAACGCATCTGTTCGGTTGCGGCGCGTATGTCGGGGCGCTCGCGCGCCAGCACCGATGGCAGGCTTACGGGCAGGTTTCGCGGCAAGTGGAGGCTCGACAGCCGCAGATGGATGGGCCGCCACTGCGCCGGGAAGCGACCGATAAGGGTCGCCAACTCATAGCGCGCCAGGGCCAGTTTTTGCAAGAGTGCGGGCAAGGCGGCCTTGTTGGTTGCCAGCTGGCTTTCCTGATTGACCACCGAGAGATAGGACACAGCGCCGGTGCGATACTGTAGCTGGGTCAGTGACAACAGCTCGGTCTCGCGCGCGATGATCCGGCGCGTGGCACGGATCTGCGCGCGGTAGCTCGCCGCCTGCACGGCGGTCGTCGCGACATTGCCGATCAAGGAAAGCTGGGCGGCGAGCAGCTGGTCGCGCGCGAATAGCGCCTGCGCGTGGGCTGAATTATAAACGAGCCGGTTGGCCCCGAAGACATCCGGGTAATAACTCACCGACAATCCACCGGTATAAAGCGAATAGACGCCGGGAAAGTGGCCGCCGGTTGAGCCGCTGCTCGGCGCCTTCTCGCGCAATGCGCCGAGATTGGCATTGATCTGCGGATAGAAGATGCCGGCGTCCGCGGCCACCACCGCGCGTGCCTCCATAAGCCGCGCGCGATCCGCGGCCAGCGTACGGTTATTCTTTAGCGCCGCGGCTATGAGGGTATCGAGCGGCCGTGAGCGGAATGCCCGCCACCAACGTACGCGCGGTGATACACCGTAATGGAAGTGTTGCGATGCGCCGGCGGGGCCATGGGTTCCGGTAAGTGTGGTGGGCCCCGGCCTATGCGTGTAGCGGCTGACCGGAGGTGCACCCGGGGCCTTGTAGCGCGGCCCGATGGCGCATCCGCTCAAGGCCGCAAGCAAGACGACAACGACGGGTCCGGCCGGGACCCCCTGGCAACGCCGCCGATCAGATATCATAATGAACCATCAGTCCTTCGAGAGCCGCGTGTTCCAAGGTATCCCGTTCCGGCAAGGGCCGGAGTGGCCACAGCTAATGGGCTTATTATTAGCAAGCTAAATAGCTTACCCGGGGGTCTCGGACAAACGCAAGCCCCAGCGCGTACCCTACCGCAAAATACCCGCAGCGGGCACCTCGCGTTCACCTTCTTTCACAAAACCACACACTACCGGCCTGTTTCCATACTTTGGAGCCGGTTCTGGTATGGCAATCACGCGTCGACATCCGGGACAATAGCGGCTCACCATGGACTGGAGGATATCCGCAATGAAACTCTATTTTGCCCCGGGCGCCTGCTCTCTCGCGGCGCATATCGTGATCGAAGAGGCGGGCGTGCCGCATACCCTCGAGCGCGTCGACTTGGCGAGCCACAAGACCGAGCACGGCGAGGATTACACAAAGATCAACCCGAAAGGCTATGTCCCCGCGCTCGCGCTCGACGATGGCACACTGCTCACGGAGGTGGGGGTAGTGCTGCAGTACCTGAGCGATCAGCGCAAGGAACGGCGCCTGATGGCGGAGCCCGGCAGCCTCGAACGCTACCGGCAGATGGAATGGCTGTCTTTCATTTCAACCGAGCTACACAAGCAGTTCTCGCCGTTCTTCCGGCCGGAGACGCCGGAGGTCGTAAAGCAGCAGCAGTTAAAGCTGCTCGGCCGCCGGTTTGATTATATCTCTGAGACCCTTGGGCAGCGCCCCTACCTCGCGGGCGCGGAGTTCACGGCACCCGATGCCTACCTCTTCACGGTGCTCGGCTGGACCGACTACTTGAAGATCGACACGAGCCCCTGGCCGCGCCTCGGTGAATACCGCGCGCGCATCGCGGCACGCGCGGCGGTGCAAAAGACCCTAAAGAGCGAAGGCCTCGTGAAATAATAACCCCTACCGCCCAGGGTCATGACCCTGGGCGGCCCGCCGCGCCCGGTCCCTTTCCCAAAAAGACGCGTGGGCCTATGATCAGCGGGAATCCTTGGGAGGACGGGGTATGGCCGGGCCGGTCTTGAAGAAAACGCTCGTCCGCGACGAGAGTTTCGCGGGTGTTACTTACCATATCGAAGGCGACATCGTCCCGGTGCTGGAGGTAGTCCTCGCGGCCACTCCGGTCTTTTTCGAGCACCACATCCTTCTCTGGAAGAGCCCGTCGACACGCATCGGAGTCAAGGCCGTCAAGGGACTCTTGCGCCGGGCCATCAGCGGCATGCCCATCCTGCTCGCCTCGGCAACGGGTCCCGGAACCATCGCCTTCAGTCGCGACGGCGCGGGCCAGATCGTGCCCATCCATCTGGCGCCGGGCCAGGCCATCGATGTACGCGAGCACCAGTATCTGGCGGCCACCGACCAGGTGTCCTACTCCGTGACGCGCATCAAGGGCATCATGAACTGGGTGTTCGGGGGCAATACCCTGATCGTAGACCAGTTCCGGGCCGAGGCCGCGCCCGGCATCGTCTGGCTGCACGGTTTCGGTAATGTCTTCGAGGTGACCCTGGGGGCCGAGGAATCGATTGACCTCGAGCCCGGAGGCTGGCTCTACAAAGACCCGACGGTCGCCATAAAGACCGTCACCCAAAGCCTGAGCTCCGGGCTTTTCGGGAGCGCCGCCTCCTTCTTCTGGAATCGCTTCACAGGTCCCGGGCGCGTGGGCATCCAATCCATGTACGTGCCGACGCTCGCCGTCGAGACCTAAACCGCGCGTGCCCAAGGATCTGCCGCGCACGCTTGCGCTCGCCGTCACGGCGCTGTTCCTGCTGTACCCGCTGTGGGGCCTCGCGTCGCCTGTCGGCCGCTGGCAGTGGGCGGCCGCCGACGCCTCGTCGGCGCTTACCACATCCTTCGCCCTGACGGGGGTGGCGCTCATCATCGTCGTCGCGATCGGCACCCCGCTTGCCTTTTCGCTGCGCGGGGCGACGCGCGGCGTGCGTATCGCCTTCGAGGCCGTGGTGCTCCTGTCGGTCCTGATGCCGCCGCTCGCCCTGGGGCTTTTGCTGGCACTCGCCTTCGGCCCAGGCACAGCCTTGGGCGGCCTGCTGCTGCGCCTTGGGATCCCGACCAGCAACGATCCGGCGGCCTTTGTCGTCACGCAGATCTATGCCAGCCTCGGCTACTATCTGCTCGGCGCCGCCGCCGCCTTCGAGGCCGTGCCGCGCGAACTCGAACGGAGCGCGGCCCTGCTCGGCTTGAGGCCCCGCGAGGTCCTGTGGCGCGTTACCTTGCCGCTCGCCCGTCTCGGCCTGGCGGCGGCCGTGAGCCTCGCCTGGGTGCGTGCCCTCGGCGAGTTCGGGGCGATCATGGTGACGGCCTACTACCCGCACGGCATACCGGTGCAACTGTGGGTGGACCTCCAAGACAGCGGGCTGCCCGCGGTCCTGCCCTTGCTGCTCATATTCCTGCTATCGGCGTTGCCCCTGCCCTGGGCGCTACGCATCCTGGCGCGGAGCCGCGGTCATGCTTGAGTGTCGCATTCACAAGGCGCGACGCGCCTATGACGTGATCGTGGAATTCGTCGCGGATAGCGAACGGCTGGCGCTGTTTGGGCCCTCGGGCAGCGGCAAGAGCACGGTCCTCTCCTGTCTCGCCGGCCTGGAGACACCGGATGCCGGGCATATCCGCTGTGACGCGCAGACCTGGTTTTCGCCGCCGCTTGCGCTGCACCTGCGCTCGGTCGGCTATCTGAGCCAGCGCGAGGCCTTGTTCCCGCACCTGTCGGTCGCCGAAAATGTGCAGTTTTCCCTGGATGCCGCGGCGCGCGCCCATGAACGGGCGTGGATCGACGAGATCCGCGAACGGCTAAATCTCACGCCGTTATGGCACGCGCGGCCCCATCACCTCTCGGGGGGCAGGCACGACGGGTGGCGCTCGCGCGCACGCTCTGTCGGCGCCCCCGCCTCGTGCTGCTAGACGAGCCCTTCGCAGGCCTCGATCGCCCTCTGGTGCGCGAGCTCGCCGCGATCCTGAAGGAGTGGCAGGAACGGCTGCGCTTTACCTTGCTGGCAGTGGATCATGACCCGCTGATCCTGGAAGGACTCTGCCCGCGGGTCATCGCCTTGGAGGAGGGGCGCGTGGTGCAGCGCGGAGACTGGTCGGAACTGGCCCGCGCCCCGGCCACACCGACGCTGCGCGCCCTGCTCGACGTCAGTCCCTAAAGGGCCATGTACCCGGCTTGGCGTCGGCTTGCGCCGCCCATTGGGCGCGTGTAACTTGACGAGGCGCGGACCTGCCCACCGTAGTGGGAGTGCGCCTCAACTCTGTCTTTTGGACGTCCCTGCCCATGACCGACTTTGTACCGCTTACGATCGCTGTCCTCACCGTTTCCGATAGCCGTACCCTGGAGACCGACACCTCCGGACAGGCGCTGATAGAGCACCTCACAGGCGCCGGCCACCTATTGGGTGAGCGGGCGCTCGTACGCGACGATCGCTACGTCCTGCGCGCGGTGGTCTCGCGCTGGATCGCCGACCCGAAGATCCAAGTCGTCATTTCGACGGGCGGCACGGGGTTGACCGGCCGTGACAGCACGCCGGAGGCCATAAAGCCGCTCTTTGACAAGGACATCGAAGGTTTCGGGGAACTGTTCCGGGCGGTCTCCTACGACGAGATCGGTACATCCACCCTGCAATCGCGCGCGCTTGCCGGTCTCGCCAATGGCACCGTGATCTTCTGCCTGCCAGGCTCCACCGGCGCCTGCCGCACGGCCTGGACCAAGATCCTGGAACCGCAGCTCGATCGGCGCCACAGGCCCTGCAACTTCGTCGAGCTCCTGCCGCGCTTCCAGGAATCGGCATCGTGAAGGGTGAGTCGGCACCGCTTTTGACGGCGGAGGAGGTGTGGGCGCGGATGCACGCGGCCGCGGTCGCCGTTGCCGGGGGCGAGCGGATCGCCCTGGACGAGGCCCTCTCGCGGGTGCTCGCCGAGGATCTGCGCGCGCCGATCACGGTACCGGGCTTCGATAACAGCGCGATGGATGGTTATGCCTTTCGTGCCGAGGATGCGCGCGATCGTCGCGAACTCCCCATAAGCCTGCGGGTCGCGGCCGGTGATCCGCTGGGACAGCTGTCGGCCGGCACGGCATGCCGGATATTTACCGGGGCGCCTGTGCCGGTCGGGGCCGATACGGTCGTCATCCAGGAACGTTGCGAGCGTCGCGGCGACATCCTGGTGCTCCCGGAACAGTGGACGGCGCACGCCAATATTCGTCGGGCCGGCGAGGATATCCGCGCGGGCGATATGATCCTGCGGGGAGGCCAACGACTTACCCCTCAGGCGGTGGGCCTGGCCGCCTCCTGCGGGTTTGCCGAGGTCGTCGTGCGCCGGCGGCTACGGGTGGTGGTGCTGTCCACGGGCGACGAGCTGCGCACGGCCGGCTCAGGCCCACTCAACCACGGCCAGATCTATGACAGCAACCGGCCGATGCTCCGCGCCCTACTGGCGCGCCTCGGGTGCGAGACACGAAGCGCGGGACCGCTCGGCGACGATCTCACCACGACCCGCCAGGCGCTGCGTGCGGCGGCCGAGACTGCCGATGTCATCGTCACGACCGGCGGCGTTTCGGTGGGCGAGGAGGATCACGTCAAGGGCGCCCTTGAGGCCGAGGGCACGCTCGCGCTCTGGCGGGTGGCGATCAAACCGGGCAAGCCGCTTGCCTTCGGGCATATTGGCGAGGCCCATTTCCTCGGACTGCCCGGGAACCCGGTATCGGCCTTCGTGACCTTTCTGCTATTCGTGGGGCCGTTCCTGAAGGCCCTCATGGGCGAGGCGCCGACACCCTTGCGCGCATTCCCGGTACGGGCCGCGTTTGGGCGCGCCAAACCGGATAATCGCCGCGAGTTCGTGCGCGCACGCCTTACGACGCGCGCCGACGGGACCCTATGGGCCGAGGCCTACCCGCACCAGAGCTCGGGGGTCCTATCCTCGACGGTCTGGGCCGACGGGCTCGTCGACATCGCCGCGGGGCGCACGGTGGCCGAGGGTGACGACGTACCCTTCCTCCCCTTCGAGGGCCTCGCATCCTGACGCCGTGGGCCGATGTTCCGGAGACCCACCGTGAAAGCGTGCCCGGATTCGCGTGGGTGTATCGCTCGAGGGCAGGCGCGACCAGGGAGGGCAACACCGGGCTTGGTGGCGGCCTTCTTTCGGACATCGAGGCAGGAAACATTGGACGATATCGCGG is a genomic window containing:
- the gstA gene encoding glutathione transferase GstA, coding for MKLYFAPGACSLAAHIVIEEAGVPHTLERVDLASHKTEHGEDYTKINPKGYVPALALDDGTLLTEVGVVLQYLSDQRKERRLMAEPGSLERYRQMEWLSFISTELHKQFSPFFRPETPEVVKQQQLKLLGRRFDYISETLGQRPYLAGAEFTAPDAYLFTVLGWTDYLKIDTSPWPRLGEYRARIAARAAVQKTLKSEGLVK
- the glp gene encoding gephyrin-like molybdotransferase Glp is translated as MKGESAPLLTAEEVWARMHAAAVAVAGGERIALDEALSRVLAEDLRAPITVPGFDNSAMDGYAFRAEDARDRRELPISLRVAAGDPLGQLSAGTACRIFTGAPVPVGADTVVIQERCERRGDILVLPEQWTAHANIRRAGEDIRAGDMILRGGQRLTPQAVGLAASCGFAEVVVRRRLRVVVLSTGDELRTAGSGPLNHGQIYDSNRPMLRALLARLGCETRSAGPLGDDLTTTRQALRAAAETADVIVTTGGVSVGEEDHVKGALEAEGTLALWRVAIKPGKPLAFGHIGEAHFLGLPGNPVSAFVTFLLFVGPFLKALMGEAPTPLRAFPVRAAFGRAKPDNRREFVRARLTTRADGTLWAEAYPHQSSGVLSSTVWADGLVDIAAGRTVAEGDDVPFLPFEGLAS
- a CDS encoding efflux transporter outer membrane subunit codes for the protein MISDRRRCQGVPAGPVVVVLLAALSGCAIGPRYKAPGAPPVSRYTHRPGPTTLTGTHGPAGASQHFHYGVSPRVRWWRAFRSRPLDTLIAAALKNNRTLAADRARLMEARAVVAADAGIFYPQINANLGALREKAPSSGSTGGHFPGVYSLYTGGLSVSYYPDVFGANRLVYNSAHAQALFARDQLLAAQLSLIGNVATTAVQAASYRAQIRATRRIIARETELLSLTQLQYRTGAVSYLSVVNQESQLATNKAALPALLQKLALARYELATLIGRFPAQWRPIHLRLSSLHLPRNLPVSLPSVLARERPDIRAATEQMRYANAEVGIADAQFYPIVQITGSIGQESLTVGHFFNAASTVWGLGANLLAPLFHGGTLRAQRREALELYAGARATYEQTVLGAFQQVAGSLRALEHDAEALRAEGDAYAASREALRLAKNSYRAGAIDSLSLLTTEALYSQARIAYVRAEAQRYLDTVALYTALGGSPLAPRPNKATPGHPATSVTTATPQRNAP
- the moaB gene encoding molybdenum cofactor biosynthesis protein B, producing the protein MTDFVPLTIAVLTVSDSRTLETDTSGQALIEHLTGAGHLLGERALVRDDRYVLRAVVSRWIADPKIQVVISTGGTGLTGRDSTPEAIKPLFDKDIEGFGELFRAVSYDEIGTSTLQSRALAGLANGTVIFCLPGSTGACRTAWTKILEPQLDRRHRPCNFVELLPRFQESAS
- a CDS encoding ABC transporter permease subunit encodes the protein MPKDLPRTLALAVTALFLLYPLWGLASPVGRWQWAAADASSALTTSFALTGVALIIVVAIGTPLAFSLRGATRGVRIAFEAVVLLSVLMPPLALGLLLALAFGPGTALGGLLLRLGIPTSNDPAAFVVTQIYASLGYYLLGAAAAFEAVPRELERSAALLGLRPREVLWRVTLPLARLGLAAAVSLAWVRALGEFGAIMVTAYYPHGIPVQLWVDLQDSGLPAVLPLLLIFLLSALPLPWALRILARSRGHA
- a CDS encoding AIM24 family protein, giving the protein MAGPVLKKTLVRDESFAGVTYHIEGDIVPVLEVVLAATPVFFEHHILLWKSPSTRIGVKAVKGLLRRAISGMPILLASATGPGTIAFSRDGAGQIVPIHLAPGQAIDVREHQYLAATDQVSYSVTRIKGIMNWVFGGNTLIVDQFRAEAAPGIVWLHGFGNVFEVTLGAEESIDLEPGGWLYKDPTVAIKTVTQSLSSGLFGSAASFFWNRFTGPGRVGIQSMYVPTLAVET